The Equus asinus isolate D_3611 breed Donkey chromosome 22, EquAss-T2T_v2, whole genome shotgun sequence genome has a segment encoding these proteins:
- the GTSF1 gene encoding gametocyte-specific factor 1 produces MEKTYIDSLDPEKLLQCPYDKNHQIRACRFPYHLVKCRKNHPDVANKLATCPFNARHQVPRAEISHHISSCDDKSCIEQDVVNQTRNLGQETLAESTWQCPPCDEDWDKDLWEQTSTPFVWGTTNYCGNNSPASNIVMEHKSNLASGMRVPKSLPYVLPWKNNGNAQ; encoded by the exons tcgATTCCCTGGACCCTGAAAAGCTATTGCAATGCCCCTATGATAAAAACCACCAGATCAGGGCCTGCAGATTTCCTTATCATCTTGTCAAGTGCAGAAAG AATCATCCTGATGTTGCAAACAAATTGGCTACTTGTCCCTTCAATGCTCGCCACCAGGTTCCTCGGGCCGAAATCAGTCATCATATCTCGAGCTGTGATGACAAAAGTTGTATTGAGCAAGATGTTG TCAACCAAACCAGGAACCTTGGACAAGAGACTCTGGCTGAGAGTACATGGCAGTGCCCTCCTTGTGATGAAGACTGGGATAAAG ATTTGTGGGAACAGACCAGCACCCCATTTGTCTGGGGTACAACCAACTACTGTGGCAACAACAG CCCTGCAAGCAACATAGTTATGGAACATAAGAGCAACCTGGCTTCAGGCATGCGCGTTCCCAAGTCTCTGCCGTATGTTCTGCCATGGAAAAACA ATGGAAATGCACAGTAA